One genomic region from Gossypium hirsutum isolate 1008001.06 chromosome D13, Gossypium_hirsutum_v2.1, whole genome shotgun sequence encodes:
- the LOC107944093 gene encoding transcription factor MYB36 gives MGRAPCCDKANVKKGPWSPEEDAKLKAYIEKHGTRGGNWIALPHKIGLKRCGKSCRLRWLNYLRPNIKHGGFSEEEDNIICNLYLSIGSRWSIIAAQLPGRTDNDIKNYWNTKLKKKLLGRHKQSDINTNLSDHSNNNNNQFPQGLTNSAMERLQLHLQLQALQNPIFSFYNNPALWPNILPLQQKVTIQGASNGSTPNIVMEPAAAATTPLTGDTLVDSKPVAMGPLVSSFRQAEVVDEFVGVQEGGEMAEVDGFDGLKDNMVWWSNGFDAKVGSSNCWDSASSVVQFNEMFKDYELGFNM, from the exons ATGGGTCGAGCACCTTGCTGTGACAAAGCCAATGTGAAGAAAGGACCATGGTCACCCGAAGAGGATGCTAAGCTCAAGGCTTATATAGAGAAGCATGGCACTCGTGGTGGCAATTGGATTGCTCTTCCTCACAAAATTG GTTTGAAGAGATGTGGGAAGAGTTGCAGGCTGAGATGGCTGAATTATTTGAGACCAAACATTAAACATGGTGGTTTCTCTGAAGAAGAAGACAACATCATCTGCAACCTCTATTTGAGTATTGGAAGCAG GTGGTCCATAATTGCAGCACAGCTACCTGGAAGAACAGACAATGATATAAAAAACTACTGGAACACCAAACTGAAGAAGAAACTACTTGGGAGGCACAAACAATCCGACATCAATACCAACTTGTCGGAccatagtaataataataataatcagtTCCCACAGGGTTTAACAAACTCAGCCATGGAACGTTTACAACTCCATCTTCAACTTCAAGCTCTTCAAAATCCAATCTTCTCCTTCTACAACAATCCAGCTCTATGGCCTAATATTCTTCCATTGCAACAAAAAGTAACCATCCAAGGTGCCTCCAATGGCAGTACCCCTAACATTGTTATGGAGCCTGCTGCAGCTGCTACAACACCCTTAACCGGAGATACTTTGGTGGACTCGAAACCGGTGGCAATGGGACCACTGGTTTCGAGTTTCCGGCAGGCTGAGGTGGTGGATGAGTTTGTTGGTGTACAAGAAGGTGGTGAAATGGCTGAAGTTGATGGGTTTGATGGTTTAAAGGACAACATGGTTTGGTGGTCTAATGGGTTTGATGCAAAAGTAGGGTCTTCTAACTGTTGGGATTCGGCTTCTTCTGTTGTTCAGTTCAATGAAATGTTCAAAGATTATGAATTGGGGTTCAATATGTAG